ttagggAGGGACAATAATTAAGCTGCTGTATGGTCAGATATGAGGTTGCAtcggtaaaataaatttgtcggACGGCGACCgcggatttttaaattaacaataaaatatttgtaaggAGGCGCAATCACGCGGCTCGcgggttaataattttttcatacatttaaagtaataaaaaaaaactaaaataaaataaaatgaaataaagaaaaaaaaaactaaattagcGTGTCCAAGGTGACTATTACGATAAGAGATTGTTGGAGTGTCTATCGCACATGAGGTTGTCTTTTAATAAACCACTTTATCGATTTATAATCGATAttgtaataatgataatagcGATCGGTCGACgagcaattatttatttgataattaaaatttattttatacgcactattaatttatcatgCGTACATTCAACATTTCAAGTATTTATTCAATCgaccatttttatttatttttattatttcgctatggaaaatttataaaccacaagtttattaaatggtttaattatttacacccttaaaatgtaattaatttttattatcgattggTGATCTTGgccataaataaaatttaaaatttatcaaaacaaaaattaaatctgagcatcaaaaaaatggtaaaatcaTCACCGATGACTTTGAACTTAAATTGTGgacaaaatattgaatttatcaaaaaatttattgataccttttttttagagaattcaatttcctataaaatcgTTGCTATCACTTTTTACCGTATCTTCAATAGTTCGCTCACAATTCCAATTTTAAACCTCAAAActccaaaaaatgaatatacagcaattaataattaattaacaataattattattaataattaattgttaatcatcaattagtaatttaatttaaaaatctacatAATTTTGTACTCTCGCAGTTTTTTATCCGAGCCCGCgcttcaaatgaaaatttaaaaattcaaaagtttaaaattttcccgccGATAAATTTCAAgggtttaaataataaatcacgaggaaaatatgaaaataaaaaaattatctcagCTTAAAAGTTGAtaagccaaaaaaattttcaaattctaaattaaatttaaaaaaaaaaaaacaattatatttatttaattcatttctatttattttttttacctcgaaatttttaatataaacaatagaaaaaaaataaatattcaaatacattttatacaattttaattaccgtttaatttcaaaaatttattgttattatttattttttttttatttaattcaaagtcGGTAATTTcgaaatatacaaataaaagttatttgtaattacgcaaattatttatcgataaataatttatacttttgaTGGCTTTGAGTAATGTAACAGATGTAAAGTACTCTCAGTACTTGCGATAATACATGGAGTACCATTGAAATCGGTaatattcaatgaaataattggCTTCGtgtcaatttttattgttttaaataattcaaggCGAAAATTTACCGTGTCCAGGTCTTTACACTCATTGAAATATTTGAGGCACAAATTTCCTGTAATTAAGAATTCATGctgagtataaatatatgtatatatttaaacacgTAACAATGTAGAGAATTCGATGctctttaaaatgagtacccacatgctatatatatttttcgaaaatttatatgtcatatatatattcctctgtatatattttttttaaatatagtaaattattatagCATGTaggtattcatttttaaagacATTAAAATCtctattttttatgtacacaagtatatatatatatatatatatatatatatatatatatatatatatatatatatatatattcattagtGTCATTAAATAGAGAATTTAATGCCCTTTCaaacgagtacccacatgctatatatatttttcaaaattcaaaagtcatatatttatatatgtatataaattttataaaatatgaatgataaatatagcatgtgggtactcgtttTAAAGGGCATGAAATTctctataattttacatactcaaatttacatatatatgaatgtatatatatttatataaagatatatatatatatatatatatatatatatatatatatatatatatatatatatatatatattcatatattcatGTGTCATAAAATAGAGAGTTTAATGTTCTTTAaaacgagtacccacatgctatatatatttttcaaaattcaaaagtcatatatttatatatgtatataaattttataaaatatgaaaaataaacatatcatgtgggtactcgtttTAAAGGGCATGAAATTCTCTATAATTTTACGTACTCCAattgacatatatatgaatgtatatatatttataaaaatatatatacatataaattcaTGAGTGTCATGAAATAGAGAATTTCATGCCCTTTAaaacgagtacccacatgctatatgtatttttcaaaattcaagtcatataataatatatgtatataaattttataaaatatgaaaaataaacatatcatgtgggtactcgttttaaagggcataaaattctttataattttgcCTActcaaatttacatatatataaatgtatatacatttatataaatatatatatatatatatatatatatatatatatatatattcatgagTGTCATACAATAGAGAATTTCATGCCCTTTAAAACGAGTAACCACAtgctacatatatttttcaaaattcaagtcatatatttatatatatatatatataaattttataaaatataaaaaataaacatatcatgtgggtactcgtttTAAAGTGCATGAATTTCTCTATAATTTTAGCTACTCCATTTTACATATAgatgaatgtatatatatttatataaatatataaatcttaCCATTATTGAGACCCATGATTATCAAATTCGAATGCATATAAATCGATGTCACaggaatttgaaattttctgtaAGGACCACGGGTACTATAATTCTCATCAGTCATTTTAATTCCAAGTccgtcaaataaaatatataagtgtTTGTTATTGGCAATGAACGCTACTTTACTGATAGCAATATATCGAATCAATAAATCACTTGTATCCATGGTCTCAggatgtaatttataaaattctgtTATTGTAATGTTTCTTTTTCCACTTTCTAAAAAGTCTATTGTGTATgtaaatatgaatatatagTCTGCCAATGCCTTGAGTATTAACTgcaagattttataaataaattaattaatataagaaCCCTGTAATTCATAAGTTTACTCACTCCCTTATCATCGTGATACATTGCTAATATTTTACGAGTACAGTCTCCATGGTTCGGGCAACAAAAATCAAATGAACGTTTTACTTCTAGACCTGATGGCTTCCATTCGTGTTCAGTTATACGACAATTCCATTCGGAAAAAAAACGATGCGTTAATCCAACActgttgattaattaatatttttttttaattaagtaaatttaagtaattttgaattattaattaccagATATTCGTGGCTAAAAATGATCGTGTTTCAATAATTTGACGTTTGTCGATGtcccaaaattttaaattataattttttgatagagttgccatcaataattttttggtatctgcgaaaaaaaaaatttttacttggagTAAAATGAGAATGTTTTCTGAAAAGAGGGTGGGGAGTCGAGTAAAATGAGTGGTCACATGACTACATTTTAGTGGGACAGTTAATTGCACTCTTGGGACAGTTAATCAATTAATGGGAcggttaattaattagtgagggggttaatttatttatggaacagtttattaattttttaggcgGTTAGTGTATGAGTGGGAccgctaattaattattgggaCGGGTCATTAATTATTGGGACGGGTCATTAATTATTGGGACGGGTCATTAATTATTGGGactgtcaattaattaatggaacGGGGCATTAATTAGTGGGGTGgtcaattcattatttaatagGACGATGCGACAATCCATAGGtttatgaattaataataCAGTTAATCATTGGGACGGTCAATTAATGGGACGGGGCATTAATTAGTGGTCCAGTTATTTCGTGGGAcggtcaattaattatttaatagggCGATGAGACAATTCATAGgtttagaaattaataatacagTTAATCATTGGGACGGTCAATTAATGGGACGGGGCATTAATTAGTGGGGcggtcaattaattatttaatagggCGATAAGACAATTCATAGgtttagaaattaataatacagTTAATCATTGGGACGGTCAATTAATGGGACGGGGCATTAATTAGTGGGGCGGCCAATTAATTAGTGGTCCAGTTATTTCGTAGGAcggtcaattaattatttagtaggGCGATGGGACAATTATTAGGTTTAGGAATTACTAATACAGAATCATTGGGAcggtcaattaattaatgagacGTGACATTAAATAGTGAGACGgtcaactaattatttaatagggCGATGCGACAATCCATCGGtttatgaattaataataCAGTTAATCATTGGGACGGTCAATTAATGGGACGGGGCATTAATTAGTGAGACGGCCAATTAATTAGTGGTCCAGTTATTTCGTGGGAcggtcaattaattatttagtaggGCGATGGGACAATTCATAGGTTTATAATTTACTAACACATAATCATTGGGAcggtcaattaattaatgggaCGGGGCATTAATTAGTGGTCCAGTTATTTCGTGGGAcggtcaattaattatttaatagggCGATGGGACAATTCATAGgtttagaaattaataatacagTTAATCATTGGGGCGGTCAATTAATGGGACGGGGCATTAATTAGTGGGACGGCCAATTAATTAGTGGTCCAGTTATTTCGTGGGAcggtcaattaattatttagtaggGCGATGGGACAATTCATAGGTTTATAATTTACTAACACATAATCATTGGGAcggtcaattaattaatgggaCGGGGCATTAATTAGTGGTCCAGTTATTTCGTGGGAcggtcaattaattatttaatagggCGATGGGACAATTCATAGgtttagaaattaataatacagTTAATCATTGGGACGGTCAATTAATGGGACGGGGCATTAATTAGTGGGACGGCCAATTAATTAGTGGTCCAGTTATTTCGTGGGAcggtcaattaattatttagtaggGCGATGGGACAATTCATAGGTTTATAATTTACTAACACATAATCATTGGGAcggtcaattaattaatgggaCGGGGCATTAATTAGTGGTCCAGTTATTTCGTGGGAcggtcaattaattatttaatagggCGATGGGACAATTCATAGgtttagaaattaataatacagTTAATCATTGGGACGGTCAATTAATGGGACGGGGCATTAATTAGTGGGACGGCCAATTAATTAGTGGTCCAGTTATTTCGTGGGAcggtcaattaattatttagtaggGCGATGGGACAATTCATAGGTTTATAATTTACTAACACATAATCATTGGGAcggtcaattaattaatgggaCGGGGCATTAATTAGTGGTCCAGTTATTTCGTGGGAcggtcaattaattatttaatagggCGATGGGACAATTCATAGgtttagaaattaataatacagTTAATCATTGGGACGGTCAATTAATGGGACGGGGCATTAATTAGTGGGACGGCCAATTAATTAGTGGTCCAGTTATTTCGTGGGAcggtcaattaattatttagtaggGCGATGGGACAATTCATAGGTTTATAATTTACTAACACATAATCATTGGGAcggtcaattaattaatgggaCGGGGCATTAATTAGTGGTCCAGTTATTTCGTGGGAcggtcaattaattatttaatagggCGATGGGACAATTCATAGgtttagaaattaataatacagTTAATCATTGGGACGGTCAATTAATGGGACGGGGCATTAATTAGTGGGACGGCCAATTAATTAGTGGTCCAGTTATTTCGTGGGAcggtcaattaattatttagtaggGCGATGGGACAATTCATAGGTTTATAATTTACTAACACATAATCATTGGGAcggtcaattaattaatgggaCGGGGCATTAATTAGTGGTCCAGTTATTTCGTGGGAcggtcaattaattatttaatagggCGATGGGACAATTCATAGgtttagaaattaataatacagTTAATCATTGGGACGGTCAATTAATGGGACGGGGCATTAATTAGTGGGACGGCCAATTAATTAGTGGTCCAGTTATTTCGTGGGAcggtcaattaattatttagtaggGCGATGGGACAATTCATAGGTTTATAATTTACTAACACATAATCATTGGGAcggtcaattaattaatgggaCGGGGCATTAATTAGTGGTCCAGTTATTTCGTGGGAcggtcaattaattatttaatagggCGATGGGACAATTCATAGgtttagaaattaataatacagTTAATCATTGGGACGGTCAATTAATGGGACGGGGCATTAATTAGTGGGACGGCCAATTAATTAGTGGTCCAGTTATTTCGTGGGAcggtcaattaattatttagtaggGCGATGGGACAATTCATAGGTTTATAATTTACTAACACATAATCATTGGGAcggtcaattaattaatgggaCGGGGCATTAATTAGTGGTCCAGTTATTTCGTGGGAcggtcaattaattatttaatagggCGATGGGACAATTCATAGgtttagaaattaataatacagTTAATCATTGGGACGGTCAATTAATGGGACGGGGCATTAATTAGTGGGACGGCCAATTAATTAGTGGTCCAGTTATTTCGTGGGAcggtcaattaattatttagtaggGCGATGGGACAATTCATAGGTTTATAATTTACTAACACATAATCATTGGGAcggtcaattaattaatgggaCGGGGCATTAATTAGTGGTCTAGTTATTTCGTGGGACGGTCAATTAATGGGACGTCCCATTTTACccgcaaaaatttgattttttaaaacatagtcatgtgggtactcaaactccAGCAAATTCTCTTCCCAATTCATTCCCCGTACTCTCAATCCCCAAAACCCGAACCCCGATGACCTCTACCAACTTTACCTGTATACCAAAAATGAATTTGCATCAACGCCTCCTCGTTGTTCAAAACGAACATTTTTCTTAGCGGCTTGTCATGATTGACAGTACAGTAATAAATGTATCCATTGCTCGTGCCCACCGCCAGatgattttctacaaaaatttgaatttaaatttaaatgtaattttgaaatttagaattctacaaaaaaattacttactccAAACGCCAGTGCATGTAATAAATGACTggtcattattgttattattttcaccAAGAAATTTATCACCATAGTCACAGGTCATGTGTTTATATTCAAGTTCGGGTACAACGGACCATTTTTTATAGgagcagtaaatttttttccaagtccgctgatgtaaatttaataaaaaatgatcattATTTACAACTCCTGGGAATCTAGTTCTTACGATATGATCTTTCCatggtaaaatatttttttctaagcaCAACTTTTCccatacttttaattttattaatttcgttTCTAcaagattattaaattttttgcacacACATCGCAGATTCATTAATTCACATGGATCATTTATgtgatttattatcaatatccATATTTCTGTTGGAAgcatttttgtaattaacttttttttattttaattatttttttttttacaacaaactgtcaaaatttgttatttaaataaaaacgttACTGCGACAcattttaaactattttttttaaagaaataaattaaatgattttttgttattaattattatttaaattaaaaaatattaattattattattcattaatataattaGTGTGTACTTATGCATGTGTTGtgcaaaagaaaattaatggtTATGTTTCCGGGCTCTTGAAGTTGACAAGAGGAAATTCAAATGGCTGCCAATTTATTggcgggaaaatttaaaacttttgaatttttaaattttcatttgaagcGCGGGCTTGGATAAAAAACTgtgagggtaaaaaattatgtagaatttataaatttgattactAATTGATGAttaagaattaattattaataataattattgttaattaattattaattgctgtatattcattttttggagTTTTGAGGTTTAAAATTGGAATTGTGAGCGAACTATTGAAGATACGGTAAAAAGTGATAGCAAcgattttataggaaattgaattttctaaaaaaaaggtatcagtaaatttttttataaattcaatatttcgtCCACAATTTGAGTTCAAAGTCATCGGTGAtgattttaccattttttcgatgctcagatttaatttttattttgataaattttaaattttatttatggcCAAGATCACcgatcgataataaaaattaaataaattttaagggtataaataattaaagcatTTAATGAACTTGtggtttataaattttccatagcgaaataataaaaataaataaaataataaataaaaatggtcGATTGAATAAATACTTGAAATGTTGAATGTACGcatgataaattaatagtgcgtataaaataaattttaattatcaaataaataattgctcGTCGACCGATCgctattatcattattacaaTATCGATTATAAATCGATAAAGTGGTTTATTAAAAGACAATCTCATGTGCGATAGACACTCCAACAATCTCTTATCGTAATAGTCACCTTGGACACgctaatttagttttttttttctttattttattttattttattttagtttttttttattactttaaatgtatgaaaaaattattaacccgCGAGCCGCGTGATTGCGCCTccttacaaatattttattgttaatctAAAAATCCGCGGTCGCCGTccgacaaatttattttaccgaTGCAACCTCATATCTGACCATACAGCAGCTTAATTATTGTCCCTccctaattatttatttactcaaagACAATTAAATCTCTCATCGTTATTAACAGtctacataattattattattattactattattatttcatataattattctcCATCGGCTCACTAAccgataaatatatatatttattaataaaaaatatataaaacataaaataataataaatttattttaaataaattcctcagagttacttttaataataaaaccatccgacgtttttttattaccatccataaataatttaacaataaaatatagtcgacgtaattttaaaatcgcccccaaataatatttttaaaaaatccatttattctttaacataaaaaatatataacaaaaaaaaaaaatacttaatctAATACCATCATTAATAAGACATTagtcgactttttttttttctactctattttattattattatttttttaattttattttatcaatacccACTAACTTCTCACAAGTATTACacttactattaaaaaaaaataattattattaaatataaaacgtGGAAGCAAGACTGCGCAGTGCGCCAGTTTAATTATCAACacagtgattaaaaaattttttaattttttttttctaagtacatttttataatttacgttatttcaactgaaaattttaatttaaaaaaaagagggaaaatcttttttaaatttcagtaaaaattaaaaatgaaattttataaattattatcaataatatttatatttgagcACACAGTGGATTCATTTTTTGTAACAAGTCAAAGCATTCATTTCGACCAATATGAAAGATGGAATCATGATTGGACAgttgatattttaattgaacGTAATTTGGTTAGTATGAAGACTGTTTATCATTGTCTCGGTTCACTGGTACATGAACGAGGTGTACTTACTAGCGCTGAATGTCTAAACaggtaataataacaacaataattattaatatttattttaaataattttattttgttttcccAAACTGAGTTCCGGATTTATAATCGTGATAACACGGAAACTAATGGCctgagataaaaaatgataagaataattcttgtaggaaatttaattacctacaaaaaaggtctctttatttttttctctaaaatcaaaattgaaggcgctatgaattttttttaaattatgaatttttttgcaagAAATTTCGTGGACTTATTTTTTGTGcctttgaaatttgaat
The DNA window shown above is from Microplitis mediator isolate UGA2020A chromosome 1, iyMicMedi2.1, whole genome shotgun sequence and carries:
- the LOC130663605 gene encoding uncharacterized protein LOC130663605 — encoded protein: MLPTEIWILIINHINDPCELMNLRCVCKKFNNLVETKLIKLKVWEKLCLEKNILPWKDHIVRTRFPGVVNNDHFLLNLHQRTWKKIYCSYKKWSVVPELEYKHMTCDYGDKFLGENNNNNDQSFITCTGVWKNHLAVGTSNGYIYYCTVNHDKPLRKMFVLNNEEALMQIHFWYTDTKKLLMATLSKNYNLKFWDIDKRQIIETRSFLATNICVGLTHRFFSEWNCRITEHEWKPSGLEVKRSFDFCCPNHGDCTRKILAMYHDDKGLILKALADYIFIFTYTIDFLESGKRNITITEFYKLHPETMDTSDLLIRYIAISKVAFIANNKHLYILFDGLGIKMTDENYSTRGPYRKFQIPVTSIYMHSNLIIMGLNNGNLCLKYFNECKDLDTVNFRLELFKTIKIDTKPIISLNITDFNGTPCIIASTESTLHLLHYSKPSKV